The Prevotella melaninogenica region GAGATAAGAAGGAGAAGGAAACGCACGAATAACAGACAAGTTGAGCTGGAAAGGTTCATTACTTAAACTGTTTGAACTAACTTGAGTTACAGAATTGATAAAGCAAACAGCCTTCCCAAAAGCCTCTTTGAGCGACTCCTGCACAATAGCATCTACCTCAGAGAGATGATTGGCAGTAGTAAGAATAGCATCCTTAACCGATGGGTTAATCTCAGATAACTGTGGAAGGACATTCAACCGAATCTTATTCCGCACTACATCATCTATTAGGTTAGTGCTATCAGTAACAAAGGAAACAGCTTGTTGACGAAGATAATCTTCAATTTCTTGGCGTGTTACACAAAGTAATGGACGAATAACATCATGATTACGAGGACGAATACCCATCAAACCACTCAATCCTGTTCCACGAACAAGGTTAATGAGAATTGTCTCTACAGAGTCTTCTTTATGATGCCCTACACATACTCCGTTAGCACCTAACGCCTCTTTCAACTGAAAAAAATAACGATAACGCAGTTCACGTGCAGCCATCTCAATGCTCACCTTATGCAAATCGGCATAAGCCTGTGTATCGAAATGGACTTTATGGAATGGGATATTCTCACGTTGACAAAGGTCCTCACAAAACTGTTCATCCCTCAGACTCTCCTCTCCACGCAAATTGAAATTGCAATGAACAGCCTCAACACGATAGCCCAACTCCTTGAGACATAGCAAAAGGGCAACACTATCTGCACCACCAGACAGCGCTACTAAATAAAGAGCATCTACTTGTAGCAGATGCTCAGAAGCTATGAATCGTTTGATTTTATTCAACATAAAGGACCAGACCCTTCAAATATTCGCCTTCTGGATGATAAATATTAATTGGATGATCAGCAGGCTGATGAATCTGATGCAGGATGCGCACCTTACGTCCAGCTTGTGCAGCAGCAGTAAAGACAGCCTGTCGGAAGTTGTCCTTTGTGACTACCTGTGAGCAACTAAAGGTAAATAAGATTCCTCCCGGCTTAATCTTTTCAAATCCTTTGACGTTCAATCGGGTATAACCACGCAAACCATTCTTCAATGCGTTACGATGCTTTGCAAAGGCAGGTGGGTCAAGAATGATAAGATCATACTTGCCATCGTTATCGTCAAGATATTTGAAAGCATCCTCACAGATTGCCTCATGGCGTGAATCATTAGGGAAGTTGAGTTCTACATTCTTATTAGTCAACTCAATAGCCTTAGCAGAACTGTCAACAGAATGCACCACTTCTGCACCGCCACGCATAGCATAAACAGAGAAGCCACCCGTGTAACAGAACATATTTAGTACACTTCTTCCCTTCGCATAATACTCCAAGAGAGAGCGGTTCTCACGCTGATCGATAAAGAAACCCGTCTTCTGACCTTTCAACCAGTCAATATGGAACTTTAAGCCATTCTCAATCGCTATGTTATTGTCAGTATCTCCATAGATAAAACCATTCTCTTGACCAAGATCCGCCTTGTAAGGAAGCGTTGTCTCACTCTTATAATAGATGCTGTCCAACTTATCGCCCATTACTTTAACAAGGGCTTTTGCAATTACCTCACGGCATACGTGCATACCTACAGAATGGGCTTGCATAACGGCAGTCTTGCCATATATGTCAATAATCAATCCTGGAAGATTGTCGCCCTCACCATGAACAAGACGGTATGTTGTGTTTGGGAACAGTCCTGTTCCTGTTGATTCTTCTCGAATTACACCAATCGCCTGACGCACTTGAAGAGCCGCTTTCAAACGACTTTCCCAAAACATATCATCTATCTTTACGTCGTGGAATGAGAGAACACGGATAGCAATAGAGCCTATCTGGAAATGACCAACAGCAATAAACTTCTTATCATGCGTCATCACACGCACAATATCGCCTTCCTCAAGTCCTTCTTCTATCTTGTTGATAGCACCTGAGAAGATCCATGGATGGAAGCGAAGAAGACTCTCTTCTTTGCCCCTTTTCAAATATACTTGCTTATACATAAAGTTCCTTTTTAGAGTTTATTGGTTTCCGCTTCTTGCCGATTCGCGAATTATTTTCATGAAGATAAATATTTATTTACGTGAAAAGAAATCTTTTTCTCCATGAAAAAAAAAAAATTATCTTCATGAAAATAATTTACATAGAGATGTTATTCTGATGTCACTTCTGGTGTATGCTCCATTTCTTCTGGTGTAGGTTTCACCTTTGGAGGAACGACAACGAGTTCGTAATTACCACTATGTTTCAACTCATGCAGACGCTCATAGAGTTTGATACACGTCCAAGCATCTGTAGAAGCATATATTTTCTGCTTATCACTTAATATCTCGTTCTCCCAATTAGATAATTGTTCACGTTTT contains the following coding sequences:
- the tilS gene encoding tRNA lysidine(34) synthetase TilS, whose amino-acid sequence is MLNKIKRFIASEHLLQVDALYLVALSGGADSVALLLCLKELGYRVEAVHCNFNLRGEESLRDEQFCEDLCQRENIPFHKVHFDTQAYADLHKVSIEMAARELRYRYFFQLKEALGANGVCVGHHKEDSVETILINLVRGTGLSGLMGIRPRNHDVIRPLLCVTRQEIEDYLRQQAVSFVTDSTNLIDDVVRNKIRLNVLPQLSEINPSVKDAILTTANHLSEVDAIVQESLKEAFGKAVCFINSVTQVSSNSLSNEPFQLNLSVIRAFPSPSYLLFYILKPLGFSSSQIAEMVSHLDGQTGQLWYSPSHEVTHDRGVFMVLPREETEPRHLVIPETGRYVYDEQLSLRLTERALTPSSNVSFSKVPTVVDLDASSIRFPLTLRRVAEGDRFTPLGMRGTQLMSDFLTNLKRNRFEKRNQLVLLDATGTILWVLGLRINDRFKLTPQSTSCLQIEIL
- a CDS encoding class I SAM-dependent rRNA methyltransferase, which encodes MYKQVYLKRGKEESLLRFHPWIFSGAINKIEEGLEEGDIVRVMTHDKKFIAVGHFQIGSIAIRVLSFHDVKIDDMFWESRLKAALQVRQAIGVIREESTGTGLFPNTTYRLVHGEGDNLPGLIIDIYGKTAVMQAHSVGMHVCREVIAKALVKVMGDKLDSIYYKSETTLPYKADLGQENGFIYGDTDNNIAIENGLKFHIDWLKGQKTGFFIDQRENRSLLEYYAKGRSVLNMFCYTGGFSVYAMRGGAEVVHSVDSSAKAIELTNKNVELNFPNDSRHEAICEDAFKYLDDNDGKYDLIILDPPAFAKHRNALKNGLRGYTRLNVKGFEKIKPGGILFTFSCSQVVTKDNFRQAVFTAAAQAGRKVRILHQIHQPADHPINIYHPEGEYLKGLVLYVE